The Bacteroides acidifaciens genome includes a region encoding these proteins:
- a CDS encoding DUF5006 domain-containing protein — MKNVLYKIFPICLLAMGLTGCEEETKYHPLPEIVPLTMSINDNAFAMGEHLKVNINVEPDADGKEVVANEDFDIYFTAKAGAEDASNVFEQFNGIVTFPKGEKQIQVDFPVKASGLTGSTAINFTAFARGYKMEGSSQIIKVSDYYRIMASLENNAENVVMEGGKFVLIAKIEKPSSVPLNMKITPKEGEGDRYENLPSTLTIPAGRTSVKSDAVIIKQDFEMTGDLQLVLNLESDSPANPMINSTLTITMTDLESMGDPNLFDITKVYEFPDRPFMSDKNKTAIESWFTGDKIAMNKNSAHPTSALKDKDWVLCNAIEFHYINSSFSGGSNAPNAFGHRISWAFSNINDGPSQKIQAVNNAKCTNITNEGILNMWVDKNVQGTGVMTATKEYGVAALQCSKFGGIFAPQHTRFFPGIRIEVKARLRGIRTGFVPTIGLKNQKNSLPNAKDEIDILKNTQGSVITQAVTVDNEIGSKSVAIPQVNEWNIYWVELVDENIINLGINGATNLTVNRTQSPDRWPFDKAGTPATANPDPATAAGGSAGLYFFMRLAESSERAAGKAPEGWDNVLKGIANCETDDNTPRMEIDWIRIYTNKNYVQTDAEKVWDNQLFY; from the coding sequence CGATGGGCGAACACTTGAAAGTGAATATTAATGTGGAACCGGATGCTGATGGCAAGGAGGTTGTAGCAAATGAAGATTTTGATATTTACTTTACGGCGAAAGCCGGAGCAGAGGATGCTTCGAATGTATTCGAACAGTTCAATGGAATCGTTACTTTTCCGAAGGGGGAGAAACAGATTCAGGTGGATTTTCCGGTAAAGGCATCCGGACTGACGGGTAGTACTGCTATAAACTTTACGGCTTTTGCCCGTGGTTATAAGATGGAAGGCTCCAGTCAGATTATCAAGGTCTCCGATTATTATCGGATAATGGCATCTTTGGAGAACAATGCGGAGAATGTAGTAATGGAAGGTGGTAAGTTTGTATTAATTGCAAAGATTGAAAAACCAAGTTCCGTACCTCTTAATATGAAAATTACTCCGAAAGAAGGGGAAGGAGATAGGTATGAAAATTTACCGTCTACATTAACAATTCCTGCAGGACGAACTTCAGTAAAAAGTGATGCTGTGATTATTAAACAGGATTTTGAAATGACAGGGGATTTGCAACTGGTATTGAATCTGGAGAGTGATTCTCCAGCGAATCCGATGATAAATTCTACTCTGACTATAACTATGACTGATTTGGAATCTATGGGAGATCCTAATCTGTTTGATATAACGAAGGTGTATGAATTCCCGGATAGACCGTTTATGTCTGATAAAAATAAAACAGCAATTGAAAGTTGGTTTACGGGAGATAAAATAGCTATGAATAAGAATAGCGCTCATCCCACTTCGGCTTTGAAAGATAAAGATTGGGTATTATGCAATGCGATAGAGTTCCATTATATTAATAGTAGTTTTAGTGGTGGAAGTAACGCCCCTAATGCTTTCGGACATCGTATTTCTTGGGCTTTTTCTAATATTAATGATGGACCGTCACAGAAAATACAAGCTGTGAATAATGCAAAATGTACAAATATAACCAATGAAGGTATTTTAAATATGTGGGTAGATAAAAATGTTCAGGGGACTGGTGTTATGACAGCTACCAAAGAGTACGGTGTCGCTGCATTGCAATGTTCTAAATTTGGTGGTATTTTTGCCCCACAACATACTCGGTTCTTCCCTGGTATAAGAATTGAAGTGAAGGCGCGTTTGAGAGGAATACGGACTGGGTTTGTTCCGACAATCGGACTTAAAAATCAGAAAAATTCCCTTCCGAACGCGAAAGATGAGATTGATATTCTCAAGAACACTCAAGGTTCTGTAATTACTCAGGCTGTAACTGTTGATAATGAGATAGGTTCAAAGAGTGTAGCAATACCTCAAGTGAATGAATGGAATATATATTGGGTGGAACTTGTGGATGAAAATATAATCAATTTAGGTATTAATGGAGCAACCAATCTGACCGTTAATCGTACACAATCTCCTGACAGGTGGCCATTCGATAAGGCTGGGACTCCTGCTACTGCTAATCCTGATCCTGCTACTGCTGCCGGTGGCAGTGCCGGTCTCTACTTCTTTATGAGATTGGCTGAAAGCTCGGAACGGGCTGCTGGTAAAGCACCTGAAGGTTGGGATAATGTACTGAAAGGTATTGCCAATTGTGAAACGGATGATAATACGCCTCGAATGGAAATTGATTGGATTCGTATCTATACAAATAAGAATTATGTACAGACTGACGCTGAAAAAGTCTGGGATAATCAGTTATTTTATTAA
- a CDS encoding sulfatase yields MEKLHSNLFFPLAGVTALASLASCSNKQKPAEQKPLNIVYIMTDDHTAQMMSCYDTRYMETPNLDRIAADGVRFTQSFVANSLSGPSRACMITGKHSCANKFYDNTTCVFDSSQQTFPKLLQKIGYQTALVGKWHLESLPSGFDYWQIVPGQGDYYNPDFITQNNDTIQKHGYITNLITDDAIDWIENKRSPEKPFCLLIHHKAIHRNWLADTCNLALYEDKTFPLPDNFFDDYEGRPAAAAQEMSIVKDMDMIYDLKMLRPDKKSRLKSLYEKYIGRMDEAQRAAWDKFYTPIIDDFYKQNLQGKDLANWKFQRYMRDYMKTVKSLDDNVGRVLDYLKEKGLLDNTLVVYTSDQGFYMGEHGWFDKRFMYEESMRTPLIMRLPKGFDRRGDITEMVQNIDYAPTFLELAGAEIPSDIQGVSLVPLLKGEHPKDWRKALYYHFYEYPAEHMVKRHYGVRTDRYKLIHFYNDINWWELYDLQADPSEMHNLYGQPEYEPVVKELKEEMLKLQEQYNDPVRFSPERDKE; encoded by the coding sequence ATGGAAAAACTGCACTCAAATTTATTCTTCCCTTTGGCAGGAGTAACTGCCTTAGCTTCCCTTGCTTCCTGTTCAAACAAGCAAAAGCCTGCGGAGCAGAAACCTTTGAATATCGTCTACATAATGACGGACGATCACACAGCGCAGATGATGAGCTGTTACGACACGCGCTACATGGAAACACCGAATCTCGACCGCATTGCTGCCGACGGCGTACGTTTTACTCAAAGTTTTGTAGCCAATTCTTTAAGCGGTCCCAGCCGTGCCTGCATGATAACGGGAAAACATAGCTGTGCCAATAAATTCTACGATAACACTACTTGTGTATTCGACAGTTCGCAACAGACTTTCCCGAAGCTGTTGCAGAAAATCGGTTATCAGACAGCGTTGGTGGGTAAATGGCATCTTGAAAGCTTGCCTTCCGGCTTTGATTACTGGCAAATTGTCCCTGGACAAGGCGACTACTACAATCCGGATTTCATCACACAAAACAATGACACTATCCAAAAACATGGATACATCACGAATCTTATCACCGATGATGCAATCGACTGGATAGAAAATAAGCGCAGCCCGGAGAAACCTTTCTGCCTTTTGATTCATCACAAGGCGATTCACCGTAATTGGTTGGCGGATACTTGCAACCTGGCTTTGTACGAGGATAAGACCTTCCCGCTACCCGACAACTTCTTTGACGACTACGAAGGACGTCCCGCCGCTGCCGCACAAGAAATGAGCATCGTAAAGGACATGGACATGATTTATGACCTCAAAATGCTTCGTCCCGATAAAAAGTCCCGTTTGAAATCCTTGTATGAGAAATACATCGGCCGCATGGACGAAGCGCAACGTGCCGCATGGGACAAATTCTACACTCCGATTATAGACGATTTCTATAAACAGAACCTTCAAGGCAAAGACCTTGCCAACTGGAAATTCCAGCGCTATATGCGCGACTATATGAAGACCGTGAAATCACTGGACGACAATGTAGGCCGTGTACTCGACTACCTGAAAGAGAAAGGCTTGCTGGATAACACACTCGTAGTCTACACTTCCGACCAGGGATTCTATATGGGCGAACACGGTTGGTTCGACAAACGTTTCATGTACGAAGAATCCATGCGCACACCGCTTATCATGCGTCTGCCGAAAGGGTTCGACCGCCGAGGTGACATCACAGAAATGGTACAGAACATCGACTATGCACCTACCTTCCTCGAATTGGCAGGAGCAGAGATTCCTTCCGATATTCAAGGTGTATCCCTTGTCCCCTTGCTGAAAGGCGAACATCCGAAAGACTGGCGGAAAGCTCTCTACTATCATTTCTACGAATACCCCGCCGAACACATGGTGAAACGTCATTACGGCGTACGTACAGACCGCTATAAACTGATTCATTTCTATAATGACATCAACTGGTGGGAACTTTACGACCTGCAGGCAGACCCGTCGGAAATGCATAACCTTTACGGACAGCCTGAATATGAACCGGTAGTGAAAGAACTGAAAGAAGAAATGCTGAAACTTCAGGAGCAATATAATGACCCTGTCCGCTTCTCACCGGAGAGAGACAAGGAATAA
- a CDS encoding glycoside hydrolase family 20 protein, with the protein MKKYILIILALLSPLTAFLQADNLTSPLISIVPRPAQIVPGSGNFTFSAKTAFAVENQEQATIARNFINLFTHAAGITPALNVGSKEGQVRFVTDSSLKTEAYLLEITPEQILIKASDTKGFFYALQSVRQLLPAAIESEQPVQNIVWSVPAMTVQDEPRFGFRGLLLDPVRCFIPKENVLRIIDCMAMLKINKLHFHLTDDNGWRIEIKKYPRLTEVGAWRVDRTDVPFHSRRNPKRGEPTPIGGFYTQDEIREIVAYAADRQIEVIPEIDVPAHSNSALAAYPQLACPVVKDFIGVLPGLGGRNSEIIYCAGNDSVFTFLQDVFDEVLALFPSRYIHVGGDEARKTNWEKCPLCQKRMKKQHLADEEDLQGYFMKRISDYLRKKGREVIGWDELTNSSFLPEESIILGWQGMGTAALKAAEKGHRFIMTPARIMYLIRYQGPQWFEPVTYFGNNTLKDVFDYEPVQKDWKPEYESLLMGVQACMWTEFCNKPEDVEYLLFPRLAALAEVAWTPADTKDWSGFLKRMDAYNAHIAEKGIIYARSMYNIQQTVTPVDGHLEVNLECLRPDVEIHYTLNGSNPAMSSHRYEGPIRVTKTQMVKAATFMNGKQMGETLDLQLTWNKATAKPLLGNKKNEMLLVNGLRGSLKYTDSEWCNWNRNDSISFTIDLLDKEKMNKFTIGCITNYGMGAHKPKMIRVEVSDDNRAYRAIGELNFSLEEIYQEGTYRNDYSIDMGRVSARYVRVTAEGAGICPAEHVRPDQEARVYFDEVIIE; encoded by the coding sequence ATGAAAAAATACATCTTAATCATCCTTGCACTGCTTTCGCCGCTGACAGCGTTCCTGCAAGCTGATAACTTAACATCCCCTTTGATTTCAATAGTTCCACGCCCGGCGCAAATTGTGCCGGGCAGTGGCAACTTCACCTTTTCTGCGAAAACGGCATTCGCTGTCGAAAATCAGGAACAAGCCACAATTGCCCGTAATTTTATCAATCTGTTTACCCATGCTGCCGGAATAACTCCTGCATTGAATGTCGGCAGCAAAGAAGGACAAGTCCGTTTTGTGACGGATTCTTCTTTAAAAACCGAAGCATATCTGCTGGAGATTACACCGGAACAGATACTTATTAAAGCTTCGGATACAAAAGGCTTTTTCTATGCCCTGCAATCTGTCCGCCAACTTCTGCCTGCTGCCATAGAATCAGAACAACCGGTACAGAATATCGTTTGGAGCGTTCCCGCAATGACAGTTCAGGATGAACCCCGTTTCGGTTTCAGAGGATTACTTTTAGACCCGGTACGTTGCTTTATTCCTAAAGAGAACGTCTTGCGAATCATCGACTGTATGGCGATGCTGAAAATAAACAAGCTTCATTTTCATCTGACGGATGATAACGGCTGGCGGATTGAAATAAAGAAATATCCCCGTTTGACAGAAGTAGGAGCGTGGAGAGTAGACCGTACAGATGTACCTTTCCACTCACGCCGTAACCCGAAGCGTGGGGAACCTACTCCGATAGGCGGTTTCTATACGCAGGATGAGATTCGGGAGATAGTGGCTTATGCCGCCGACAGGCAGATTGAAGTAATTCCCGAAATAGATGTACCCGCACACAGTAACTCCGCTTTGGCTGCCTACCCCCAACTTGCCTGCCCGGTTGTGAAAGACTTTATCGGTGTGCTTCCCGGACTGGGAGGACGGAATTCCGAAATAATCTATTGTGCGGGAAACGACAGCGTATTTACATTCCTGCAAGATGTATTCGACGAAGTTCTGGCACTTTTTCCTTCCCGCTATATTCACGTCGGAGGAGATGAAGCGCGAAAGACGAATTGGGAGAAATGCCCGCTTTGTCAGAAACGGATGAAAAAGCAGCATTTGGCGGATGAAGAAGATTTGCAGGGTTACTTTATGAAACGTATCAGTGATTATCTGCGTAAAAAAGGTCGCGAAGTGATTGGCTGGGATGAGTTGACAAACAGCTCTTTTCTTCCCGAAGAATCCATTATTCTCGGTTGGCAGGGAATGGGAACGGCTGCCCTGAAAGCTGCCGAAAAGGGACATCGTTTTATCATGACTCCGGCACGCATCATGTATCTGATTCGCTATCAGGGACCGCAATGGTTTGAACCGGTAACCTATTTCGGAAACAACACACTGAAAGATGTTTTTGATTACGAACCGGTACAGAAGGATTGGAAACCGGAATACGAGTCTTTGTTAATGGGAGTACAGGCTTGTATGTGGACGGAATTCTGCAATAAGCCGGAAGACGTGGAGTATCTTTTGTTCCCTCGCCTGGCTGCTTTGGCAGAGGTGGCATGGACGCCTGCAGATACAAAAGACTGGTCCGGATTCTTGAAACGAATGGACGCATACAACGCCCATATTGCTGAAAAAGGGATTATCTACGCCCGCTCAATGTATAACATACAGCAGACGGTGACTCCGGTGGACGGACATCTGGAAGTGAACCTGGAATGTCTCCGCCCGGACGTGGAAATTCACTATACGCTGAATGGCAGTAATCCGGCTATGTCCTCTCATCGTTATGAAGGACCTATCCGTGTGACGAAGACACAAATGGTGAAGGCGGCTACCTTTATGAACGGCAAGCAAATGGGAGAAACACTGGACTTGCAGCTCACATGGAACAAAGCCACGGCAAAACCTCTGCTTGGCAATAAGAAGAATGAAATGTTATTGGTCAACGGATTGCGGGGAAGCCTGAAGTATACGGATTCTGAATGGTGCAACTGGAATCGGAATGATTCTATATCTTTCACGATAGATTTGCTTGATAAGGAGAAAATGAATAAATTTACCATTGGTTGCATTACGAATTATGGAATGGGAGCGCATAAACCGAAGATGATTCGCGTAGAGGTTTCCGATGACAACCGGGCATACCGTGCCATAGGGGAGTTGAATTTCTCTTTGGAAGAAATCTATCAGGAAGGAACTTACAGAAATGACTACTCGATAGATATGGGCAGAGTATCTGCCCGTTATGTCCGGGTGACGGCGGAAGGAGCGGGGATTTGTCCCGCAGAACATGTCCGTCCCGACCAGGAAGCGAGAGTCTATTTTGATGAGGTTATTATAGAATAG
- a CDS encoding glycoside hydrolase family 2 TIM barrel-domain containing protein has protein sequence MNISLKKRTFLILLAGLTASFTSAQKQVLPEWQSQYAVGLNKLAPHTYVWSYANASDIEKPGGYEQSPFYMTLNGKWKFHWVKNPDNRPKDFYQPSYYTGGWADINVPGNWERQGYGTAIYVNETYEFDDKMFNFKKNPPLVPHAENEVGSYRRTFKVPADWKGRRVVLCCEGVISFYYVWVNGKLLGYNQGSKTNAEWDITDVLNDGENVVALEVYRWSSGAYLECQDMWRLSGIERDVYLYSTPKQYIADYKLNASLDKEQYKDGIFGLEVTVEGPSATASSVAYTLKDASGKVVLQDAIQIKSRGLSNFIVFDEKKIPNVKAWSAEHPNLYTLVLELKDAQGKVTELTGCEAGFRTPEIKDGRFCINGVPVLVKGTNRHEHSQLGRTVSKELMELDIKLMKQHNINLVRNSHYPTHPYWYQLCDRYGLYMIDEANIESHGMGYGPASLAKDSTWLPAHMDRTHRMYERSKNHPAIVIWSLGNEAGNGINFERTYDWLKSVEKTRPVQYERAELNYNTDIYCRMYRSVDDIKAYVAKKDIYRPFILCEYLHAMGNSCGGLQEYWDVFENEPMAQGGSVWDWVDQSFREIDKNGKWYWTYGGDYGPEGIPSFGSFCCNGLVGADREPHPHLLEVKKVYQNIKTTLLDRRNMKLRIKNWYDFSNLNEYIFHWNVITDSGERLAEGTNVLDCEPHSTIDIQLGNVILSKKDCEAYLNISWTRKDDSPMIAKDWEVAYDQFVLPGYKNSTAHRPQKAGETTFNVDKETGALSSLSLDGKELLSTPLTLSLFRPATDNDNRDKNGARLWRKAGLDNITQKVVSLKEGKNSTTARVEILNAKGQKIGMADFIYALDKNGALKVSTTFEPDTAIVKSMARLGLTFRVADTYDQVSYLGRGDNETYVDRDQSGKIGLYQTTPECMFHYYVAPQSTGNRTDVRWAKFTNHSGEGVFVESNRAFQFSIIPFSDVLLEKARHINDLERDGMHTVHLDAEQAGVGTATCGPGVLPQYLVPLKKQSFEFTLYPIK, from the coding sequence ATGAACATCAGCTTAAAGAAACGAACTTTTTTAATCTTATTGGCAGGACTGACTGCATCTTTCACTTCGGCACAGAAGCAAGTATTGCCCGAATGGCAAAGCCAGTATGCGGTAGGACTGAACAAACTCGCCCCTCATACCTACGTATGGTCTTATGCCAATGCTTCCGATATTGAAAAGCCGGGAGGATACGAACAGTCTCCTTTTTATATGACCCTGAATGGGAAATGGAAATTCCATTGGGTGAAGAATCCCGATAACCGTCCGAAAGATTTTTATCAGCCTTCTTATTATACCGGAGGTTGGGCGGACATCAACGTTCCCGGCAACTGGGAACGTCAGGGTTATGGCACAGCTATCTATGTCAACGAGACATATGAATTTGATGACAAAATGTTCAACTTCAAAAAGAATCCGCCGCTGGTTCCTCATGCGGAGAATGAAGTCGGTTCCTATCGTCGCACATTCAAAGTGCCTGCTGATTGGAAAGGCCGTCGTGTAGTACTTTGTTGCGAAGGTGTAATCTCTTTCTATTATGTATGGGTGAACGGGAAACTGCTCGGATATAATCAAGGCTCGAAAACAAATGCCGAATGGGATATTACCGATGTATTGAACGACGGAGAGAATGTAGTGGCTTTGGAAGTGTACCGCTGGAGTTCGGGCGCTTATCTCGAATGTCAGGATATGTGGCGTTTGAGCGGTATCGAACGGGATGTTTACCTATATAGCACTCCCAAACAGTACATTGCCGACTATAAATTGAACGCTTCTTTGGATAAGGAACAATACAAAGACGGTATCTTCGGACTGGAAGTAACCGTAGAAGGACCTTCCGCTACCGCCAGCTCTGTCGCTTACACATTGAAAGATGCTTCGGGCAAGGTAGTCTTACAGGATGCTATCCAAATAAAATCCCGTGGATTGAGCAATTTCATCGTATTTGATGAAAAGAAGATTCCGAATGTGAAGGCTTGGAGTGCGGAGCATCCTAATCTTTATACATTGGTGCTCGAACTGAAAGACGCTCAAGGCAAAGTCACCGAACTGACCGGATGCGAAGCCGGTTTCCGCACTCCGGAAATCAAAGACGGACGTTTCTGTATCAATGGTGTTCCGGTACTGGTGAAGGGAACCAACCGTCATGAACACTCACAACTCGGACGTACGGTAAGCAAGGAACTGATGGAACTGGACATCAAACTGATGAAACAGCATAACATCAATCTGGTTCGGAACTCGCATTATCCTACTCATCCTTACTGGTATCAGCTTTGCGACCGTTACGGACTGTATATGATTGATGAAGCAAACATCGAATCTCACGGAATGGGTTACGGCCCTGCTTCTCTTGCCAAAGACAGTACTTGGCTGCCGGCACACATGGACCGTACGCACCGTATGTACGAACGTTCCAAGAATCATCCCGCCATTGTTATCTGGTCACTCGGGAACGAAGCCGGCAACGGTATCAACTTCGAACGTACCTACGACTGGCTGAAATCAGTAGAAAAGACACGCCCCGTGCAGTACGAACGTGCCGAACTGAATTACAATACGGACATTTACTGCCGCATGTACCGCAGTGTGGACGATATCAAAGCATATGTGGCAAAGAAAGACATCTACCGTCCTTTCATCCTATGTGAATATCTACATGCAATGGGCAACAGTTGCGGCGGGCTGCAAGAATACTGGGACGTTTTCGAAAACGAACCGATGGCACAAGGCGGTAGTGTCTGGGATTGGGTAGACCAGTCTTTCCGTGAAATAGACAAGAACGGAAAATGGTACTGGACTTACGGCGGTGACTATGGTCCGGAAGGAATCCCCAGCTTCGGCAGCTTCTGCTGTAACGGTCTGGTAGGCGCCGACCGTGAACCGCATCCGCATCTGCTTGAAGTAAAGAAAGTCTATCAAAACATAAAGACGACATTACTTGACCGGAGGAACATGAAACTTCGTATCAAAAACTGGTACGATTTCTCTAACTTGAACGAATATATATTCCATTGGAATGTTATAACGGATAGCGGGGAAAGATTGGCAGAAGGTACAAATGTATTGGATTGCGAACCACACTCTACAATAGATATACAGTTGGGTAATGTGATTCTCTCGAAAAAGGACTGTGAAGCTTATCTGAATATTAGCTGGACCCGAAAGGACGATTCTCCGATGATAGCTAAAGACTGGGAAGTGGCTTATGATCAGTTTGTGCTTCCCGGATATAAGAACTCCACGGCTCATCGTCCGCAAAAAGCAGGTGAGACTACCTTTAACGTTGATAAGGAAACGGGAGCACTGTCTTCTTTAAGCCTAGATGGCAAGGAGTTGCTTTCTACTCCGCTCACATTGAGCCTTTTCCGTCCGGCTACGGATAATGATAACCGTGATAAGAACGGCGCGCGCCTATGGCGTAAAGCAGGACTGGACAACATAACCCAAAAAGTCGTTTCACTGAAAGAGGGCAAGAACTCGACAACCGCCCGTGTGGAAATACTCAATGCGAAAGGACAGAAGATTGGTATGGCTGACTTTATTTATGCACTGGATAAGAACGGTGCATTGAAAGTGAGTACCACTTTTGAGCCGGATACAGCCATTGTGAAATCAATGGCACGCCTGGGATTAACATTCCGTGTAGCTGACACTTACGACCAGGTTTCCTATTTGGGACGCGGTGATAACGAAACGTATGTCGACCGTGACCAATCCGGTAAAATCGGTCTGTATCAGACAACTCCCGAATGTATGTTCCATTATTATGTCGCTCCGCAATCTACGGGCAACCGGACTGATGTACGTTGGGCGAAGTTTACGAACCACTCCGGGGAAGGTGTTTTTGTCGAGTCAAATCGTGCTTTCCAGTTTAGTATCATTCCTTTCTCAGATGTATTATTAGAGAAAGCGCGTCATATCAATGACCTGGAACGCGACGGAATGCACACAGTGCACCTGGATGCAGAGCAGGCAGGTGTGGGAACGGCTACTTGCGGTCCCGGTGTGTTGCCGCAATATCTGGTTCCATTGAAGAAACAAAGTTTTGAATTCACCCTTTATCCGATAAAATGA
- a CDS encoding alpha-L-fucosidase — MNKLLITLLLSSGITLSVQAQKSEGYYVKHVEFPQNATLEQKVDMAARLVPTPQQYAWQQMELTAFLHFGINTFTGREWGDGKEDPALFNPSELDAEQWVSTLKDAGFKMVLLTAKHHDGFCLWPTATTKHSVVSSPWKNGQGDVVKELRKACDKYDMKFGVYLSPWDRNAECYGDSPRYNEFFIRQLTELLTNYGEVHEVWFDGANGEGPNGKKQVYDWDAFYKTIQRLQPKAVMAIMGDDVRWVGNEKGLGRETEWNATVLTPGIYARSTENNKRLGVFSKAEDLGSRKMLEKATELFWYPSEVDVSIRPGWFYHAEEDAKVKSLKHLSDIYFQSVGYNSVLLLNIPPDRKGLINEADVNRLKEFAAYRQQIFADNRVKKGRNYWNATSGSEAVYSLKPGSEINLVMLQEDITKGQRVESFVVEALTDNGWKEVGKGTTIGYKRMLRFPTVKASQLRVKIDDCRLTAHINQVAAYYAASLQEVVQGEDWNNLPRAGWKQVADSPLTIDLGKSVTLASFTYAPLKAEAKPTMAFRYKFFVSMDGKNWKEVPANGEFSNIMHNPLPQTVTFGQKVQARYIKLEATTPTATTAKVEMDEIGVITTP, encoded by the coding sequence ATGAACAAACTATTGATCACCTTATTATTATCCTCTGGCATCACATTAAGCGTACAGGCACAAAAGTCAGAAGGATATTACGTAAAGCACGTTGAATTTCCTCAAAATGCCACCCTTGAACAGAAAGTGGATATGGCTGCACGTCTCGTACCCACCCCTCAACAATATGCTTGGCAACAAATGGAATTAACAGCTTTCCTTCATTTCGGTATCAACACCTTTACTGGGCGTGAATGGGGAGATGGAAAAGAAGACCCCGCACTTTTCAATCCTTCGGAACTGGATGCCGAACAATGGGTAAGCACTCTCAAGGATGCCGGCTTTAAAATGGTACTTCTGACCGCAAAGCATCACGACGGTTTCTGTCTTTGGCCAACAGCTACCACCAAACATTCTGTAGTCTCTTCTCCCTGGAAGAACGGGCAGGGGGATGTTGTAAAAGAACTCCGAAAAGCCTGCGACAAATATGATATGAAGTTCGGCGTCTACCTTTCTCCGTGGGACCGCAATGCGGAATGTTATGGAGACTCTCCTCGTTACAATGAATTTTTTATCCGACAATTGACAGAACTGCTTACCAATTACGGTGAAGTGCACGAAGTATGGTTCGACGGAGCGAATGGGGAAGGTCCGAACGGAAAGAAACAAGTCTATGACTGGGACGCTTTCTATAAAACCATCCAACGCCTGCAACCGAAAGCAGTAATGGCGATTATGGGAGACGATGTCCGTTGGGTAGGAAATGAAAAAGGACTGGGACGCGAAACGGAATGGAATGCCACCGTGCTGACTCCGGGAATTTATGCCCGCTCGACAGAAAACAACAAACGCCTGGGTGTCTTTAGCAAAGCGGAAGATTTAGGAAGCCGCAAAATGTTGGAGAAAGCTACCGAACTGTTTTGGTATCCTTCGGAAGTGGATGTGTCCATCCGTCCGGGATGGTTCTATCATGCGGAAGAAGATGCGAAAGTGAAGTCCCTGAAACATCTGTCGGATATTTATTTCCAGTCGGTAGGATATAACTCCGTGCTTTTATTGAATATACCGCCCGACCGCAAAGGCTTGATTAATGAAGCCGACGTGAACCGTCTGAAAGAATTTGCAGCTTACCGTCAACAGATATTTGCTGATAACCGGGTAAAAAAAGGAAGAAACTACTGGAATGCCACTTCAGGCAGTGAAGCCGTTTATTCTTTGAAACCGGGCTCGGAAATTAACTTAGTGATGCTTCAGGAAGATATCACGAAAGGACAGAGAGTGGAGTCTTTCGTTGTAGAGGCTTTGACTGATAACGGTTGGAAAGAAGTAGGCAAGGGTACGACAATCGGATATAAACGTATGCTGCGTTTCCCGACCGTGAAAGCCAGTCAGCTACGGGTGAAGATTGACGATTGTCGTCTGACTGCTCATATCAATCAAGTGGCCGCTTATTATGCAGCTTCTTTGCAGGAAGTGGTTCAGGGTGAAGATTGGAATAATCTGCCTCGTGCAGGCTGGAAACAAGTCGCTGATTCTCCGTTGACGATTGATTTGGGCAAATCGGTGACATTAGCCAGCTTTACTTATGCTCCTTTGAAAGCGGAAGCGAAACCGACAATGGCTTTCCGTTATAAATTCTTTGTGAGCATGGACGGAAAGAACTGGAAGGAAGTTCCTGCCAACGGTGAGTTCAGTAATATCATGCACAACCCGCTGCCGCAGACGGTTACTTTCGGTCAGAAAGTACAAGCACGTTATATTAAGTTGGAGGCTACTACGCCTACCGCAACAACCGCGAAAGTAGAAATGGATGAAATAGGAGTGATAACTACTCCCTGA